aatgcgccgcatctctttgtgatgcgccgcatcaccttcTTACTTACCACCCAGCTCACGTACAGGTCATTTTCCAGCTCATTTTTGACGTTTTATGcccagatgcaccgcatctaaaagagatgcgccgcatctgaccttACTGATGCGCCGTATGCCTCTGAGACTTTTTTGGCCTCAGATGCGCCGTATATaaagcagatgcgccgcatctggtacTATTTATAGGTAATTTTCCAATATGATGTTGTAtagctctgagttacggacgtctaggctccggattcaccctttttcgagttcgtatgaccgagttatggccaaaacggtgcaggtgcgcagaatcttctaaaatcagcgaTATTTTCCATAAGTCTTCACTTCAACACTCGCAatggattatacacacattttaacttattataATACACaagtataacaattacatacaaaatgatacaaaattggatcgaaataacgacaacaaatatgtataattttggcgttatcaatatctaattaagttatcaataaaacacataatataaaataacaaataaaatcactaataatatattttTGTCTGATTACCATTACACGTATTAATATACaagattgaatataggttcgtgaatccaaggccaaccctgcattgtgcatttgttcaatatcgtcatatgtatttttactacaaaatacagtatggtgagtttcatttgctcccttttactctttacatttttgggctgagaatacatgcaaatgctttattaactgttttacaataattatatgtgtgagtttcatttgctccctttttactcattacatttttgagctgagaatacatgcaaatgctttattaactgttttacaatatttatatgcgtgagtttcatttgctccctttttactcattacatttttgggctgagaatacatgcaaatgctttattaactattttacaatatttatatgcgtgagtttcatttgctctctttttaaatgcttttgcaatatatatatttttgggactgagaatacatgcgctgcttttataactgttttacgaaatagacacaagtacttaaaactacattctatggctggattattaaatcgaatatgcccccttttagtctggtaatctaagaattagggaacagacaccctaattgacgcgaatcctaaagatagatctatcgggcccaacaagccccatccaaagtaccggatgctttagtacttcgaaatttatatcatgtccgaaggaggatcccagaatgatggggatattcttatatgcatattgtgaatgtcggttaccaggtgttcaatctatatgaatgatattttttatctctatgcatgggacgtatatttatgagaaataaaaattttgtggtctattaaaatgatggaaatgattatttatgttaaactaatgaactcaccaaccttttggttgacacttgaaagcatgtttattctcagatattaaagaaatcttccgctgtgcatttgctcatattacatggagtcgttcatggcatatagaggtcagaacttcgaaatgggaccaactgttgaagacttcgtccagatggattaggacgggtcactacacaagcTCCATCGTACCTGATTGCAACAACATTAACAGAAGGAGAAAAGGAAAATCGAATCTTCTACCGCCAAAATCTGGCCACAATCCCCTCGAAAATACCGACATTCACAACTCACTGAAAAAGTTGGAAACTTCAGGTAAGAAATATGAGTATGTCTTTATGTTTAAAGTTTGTGTCTTTATTATTATACTAAATAAATGTTAATAATGTTATGTGATGTGAAGTGGGTATTATATATGAATTGTTTGATTTGATGAAACAGGTCTAGTATCCAAAACAAATAAACTTTCACTGTTAAGAGTCAGAGTCAGGTTAGGTCTAGCTGCAAGAGTTTTTGACTCCAACTTCTTTGAGGTTTTGGGTATAATTCTGTGTTCTTTCAACACCTATTTATAATTCTGAAAATAATGATTATAAATAAAACTTATTGTTACTCTTTCTTCACATTAATAGATTACATGCATTTAGCAATgcaaaatacaaaataaaataaaaaattaaaaaaaaccttTGCATGTGAAGCAATCTTATACCATACGAAAGAACTTATCTCTAGCTCAATATTTACCCTTAATATGAGCTACTACAACATCATTCATATAGAGTACTAAATCAATCATTCACACAAATAACTTTTTAataaatgattaatgattaataCAGTGCCTTCATTGCTTTTGATTATGTATAGGGTTATTAATATTACATCATATTTCatattgattaattaaaatatttaaaaattgttTGTTTTTGGACTAATCTGATGTGTGTAGTGTTTCTTAAGCAACACCTCTACTTTATTCACCACCCTTATATTCAATTCAATAGATTTGCGAAGCTTTTTTGGTTATTAAAAATAAAATCAATTATGAATTCTGACGTATTGCATTGTAGGGGGGTttactatttatcatcatcataaaaAACAAAAAACCCAACCGGTGTTATATCGACAAAAAATAAAATTATGGGTGGTGAAGAGTTGCCGGTTGACAGCATATACAACATCTTGTCTAGATTGCCTCTAAATTCTTTGGCTCGTTTTCAATGTGTAAGCAAGGTATGGTGCAAGTATATTAACGATCCGTACCTTGAAATCATGCATGCCAAACGAGCTATGAAAGATCCCACGATTCTGATCATGTTCCAATTAAATTATGTTATTGCAAATCTAAAATTTTGGCGTAATGCATCTACATCTACATCACTCAGTATGTTGGTAACTAAAGAAGAAAAAAATAGTAGTACTCAAGTGGTGATCACAACAAAGAATAATAATCCACCATATATGGAGTTTCCTTCTAAAGACTCGGATTCAAGATTTATGGTAGAAGATAGTATAATTTTAGGTTCGTGCAAGGGTTTGATGATATCATCACAAGACCCTCCtcgcaaaaacaacaacaacaacaacaacaaaaccgttTTACTTGTGATCAATCCTTTAAAGAAAGAATGTTATAAGCTGCCACCCATCAAAATTTGGTCATGTACATCAGTGTTTTATGAACGCGAAGTATGCGGGCTTGGTTTTGATGATTCTACCAATACTTACAAAATGGTGTGTGTTGTGCTTCGAAATCAAAACAAGATTAGGTCGTATGTTGACGACGATGATGATGTGGTGAAGGACGATTTATGCACCATGGTGCATGTATTGGGTGGTGGCACGGGTGACTCGTCATCATCATGGCGGGAGATACCCCAAGTTCCACCTTATCCCATAAGTGGTGAAGCTGTATTTGCTAATGGATGTTTGCACTGGTTGGTTAGTTATCAACTTAAATATTGGCCGTCCGGTGTACCAAGGAAAGTAATATGTTTTGACATGACGAAACAGGAATTTGGGTTGATAGATCCTCCTAGGACACTTGCTGTTTGGGCTAAGGAGCATTTGGTTGATCTAGATGGTCAACTTGGACTTGTGTACGATGATGTCTCGGGCCGCAAACACTGCATTGAGGTGTGGTTACTGAATCCTGAAACAAAATGTTGGGTCATCCATTGCCGGTTCAACAAAAAACCGCCTTTTCCTCGTAATCAATTTATGAAGGTTATAGGATATTGGAACAAGGATGCAGGCGACTTATTAATAACAGACGGTTGTCGTGCACGCTTGTTTATTTACCGCTTAAAACAGGGCGTCTTGCATGAAGCCAACCTTTTTTATGAGAATAATAATGCACGTAGAGCAGATTTTCGACTGTTTCAAACTACGTTTTCTTCGACCCTCCGTCGCGGTTCAATCAAGAATacatgattgattgattgattgatgtcGAAAGCTGCTTTCAGTTTATCTTTTACCAACTAAAAAACTGGATGCAAAattcacaacacacacacacacacaccagctCTCCATTTTAACTATATTTTTTTTGtcactatttatatatatttgtaattcatATTTGCTTGataccttataataataataatcttaacttaATGTGAAtgattgagttttttttttttttttccccaaGAGATCATGTAGACGTTCTAAGTTAAGTTCAGAATGTTGATAGGTACTTTGCTATATATAAATAAATCACGTTTTTCTTGCTTTAATTTTGGCTTTCTAAAGAGACTTAAATTAAGAAATCAAATCCAAAATTCCATAATTTGTGGCTTAAGTTTATTCCTTTTTCAATCAAGAAAAAATATTACATTTCACAATACTTCTTTCATATGTAAAGTTTGCATTGGTACGTTCCTCCTAGTGTAAAAttttaactattaatattatcgaATTGTGATCGTTTAGTACGATGATAGTCTCCCTGAAACTATAAAAATATCTCACAAATAAAAATCATAttaaattaaatttgtattttgcgCGATAAATAAATGGTAATTAAATGAAACATGATAATTGAGTTTCTATATATTATGGACATACCTTTAATACGTTTATATGGTAATAACTTGCGAAAATAAATACCTACAACTGATTATATATCTAGTTGAGGCCCTAATACACTACAGGAAATATCACCTTTAGCGGCGCTAAAATAGCGCCACTTTTGGGTATGAAAGCGCTGCTGTAGATCTATTGTGGTGCTTTTTTGGCGCTTTTGCGAACACTACTTAAACCTCGCCGCTTTAGATGGCGCCGCTAaagagtttaaaaaaaaattgGCAGCATTTTGCTGTATTTGCTACTGCCAGCCCAGAATTCCGGGCTTACATCCCTCAAAATCAAAACCTGTTTAACATTTTAAATAATCGCAATATTAACATAATATAACATCAACAAAAAGTTTAAAGCGTTAAATAGATGTCAAACGCTAACATACAATATAAGTTCAAGAGTTAACACTAATTGTTCAAAAGATGACTTAAAGAGTTAACACTAATTGTTCAAAAGATTCCAATCGCCACAAACATTTCCAATTTTCAGTTTTCATCTTCCTCCTCGTAGCCAACATCTTCCTCCTCGTTGCCAATATCTTCCTCCTCCTCGTCATCTTCCTCCTTACTATCTTCTATCACAATTGGTTTTTTCCCCAATAGTTTGTATAGTGGTGTAGTTGATTTAAATATCCTCTTTTGCATTTTAGCTTCTGAACGAGCTAACATTTTATCAACTTGCAATTGAGTGTATATACGTGTAAGAGGTTACAGATTCAAATTTTGTGATGATCAGCGATGTTAATTAGCTATAAATCTGCTCAAAATATCGATTTGCGACCAAATGTGTATTTTTTCGAATGATTCACTCACTAACAATGTTAGCGATGAATATTACTAAATTGTGATCTTTTAGTATGATGTTACTTTTTCTAGAATTATAAAAACATGTCACATGAAAAAAAAATCAATGTCTATGAGTATTTTGCATGATAAATCAAATGTGGATTAAATGATACATGACAATTAAGTTGCTAccacatacatatatttttattattttactatGTTTTTATATTAATAGTTCACGGAAATGTCTACCTACTACGACAAATTATTTATCTATATTAGTTACTTAGCTATTTAGCTACTACAAACTTCGAATTAGAGATTGTAATTGCCATCACTTTATTGAAATGGTATAACAAATCAGCTAATTAATAAAGAAAACGTATGAAAAATCCATCATTATTCATTATATCATATTATTTAAGAATCGAGTGTTAATTGATATATGTGTATTACGTGACATATATCTACTATAATTCCTCTAAACAATAAAGTGACAATAGAAACAAGCATTTTAATGATTATACCATCTCTTCAATTAACCTTAATGTAACAATAATTTGTTGCAAAAAGCGGACAAAACCATCGTTGATCATACCACTGCCCGTTATAAATGAATGATGACTTCAGATAAAGATGATGTCAAAACCAATGAATACACAAAAGTAATGGATGATGAATTTAAATTAGAAATATTTGAAATTATTtctattttattataaagattaatGGTTCTCACGCAAACTTGCATGAATAATAAGTTTGCGATG
This genomic stretch from Rutidosis leptorrhynchoides isolate AG116_Rl617_1_P2 chromosome 11, CSIRO_AGI_Rlap_v1, whole genome shotgun sequence harbors:
- the LOC139874290 gene encoding F-box protein At2g23160-like; translated protein: MGGEELPVDSIYNILSRLPLNSLARFQCVSKVWCKYINDPYLEIMHAKRAMKDPTILIMFQLNYVIANLKFWRNASTSTSLSMLVTKEEKNSSTQVVITTKNNNPPYMEFPSKDSDSRFMVEDSIILGSCKGLMISSQDPPRKNNNNNNNKTVLLVINPLKKECYKLPPIKIWSCTSVFYEREVCGLGFDDSTNTYKMVCVVLRNQNKIRSYVDDDDDVVKDDLCTMVHVLGGGTGDSSSSWREIPQVPPYPISGEAVFANGCLHWLVSYQLKYWPSGVPRKVICFDMTKQEFGLIDPPRTLAVWAKEHLVDLDGQLGLVYDDVSGRKHCIEVWLLNPETKCWVIHCRFNKKPPFPRNQFMKVIGYWNKDAGDLLITDGCRARLFIYRLKQGVLHEANLFYENNNARRADFRLFQTTFSSTLRRGSIKNT